In the genome of Acidobacteriota bacterium, the window GATTCCGGAGTCGAAGTTCGGCGTCCACCTCGACGGCGGCGATGCGCTCGCGGCGTACGCGCGCGCGAAAGAGCTGCCCGGAGTCGCGATCACGGGCATCCACTGCCACATCGGCTCGCAGATCGCGGACACGGCCGGCTACGAGAAGACGGCCCGCAAGATGCTCGCGTTCGCGAAGGAGCTGAAGGAGAAGCTCGGAATCGTCCTCGAGTTCGTCGACCTCGGTGGCGGCATCGGCGTCCCGTACAAGGACGGCGAGACCGTCATGAGCCCCGAGACGCTCGCGGCCGCGCTCGAGCCGATCTGGAAGGACGGCGTCGCGGCGGCGGGCTACGAGCCCGCCCTGTGGCTCGAGCCGGGGCGTTCCCTCGTCGCGCCGTCGGGTTTCCTGATCACGCGCGTGAACACGGTCAAGACGACGCCGCTCAAGACGTTCGTCAACGTCGACGCGGGCTCCAACACGCTCCTCCGCCCGGCCCTCTACGGCGCGTACCACCGTGCGCGCATCGTGAGCACGGCCCCGGGCGCCCCGCGCCTCCTCGACGTCGCGGGCGACGTCTGCGAGACAGGCGACATCCTCGCCGAGGAGCGCACGCTGCCTCTCCCGAAGGCCGGGGACCACGTCGTCTTCCTCGACGCGGGCGCGTACGGCTTCGCGATGGCGTCCGTCTACAACGCCCGCCCGCTTCCCGCCGAGGTTCTCGTCGACGGCGACGCGGCCACCCTGATCCGCCGGCGCGGAACGTACGACGGTCTTTTCCGGGACGAAGTCTCCGGTTGAACGAGGGACCCATGCGCCGATTCACGCCGACCGCCGCCGTCCTCCTCGCGTCCGTGCTCGCCGGGTGCGGGGCGAACCCGTTCCCGCCGCAGACGATGGACTTCGGGCAGCTGCAGCCCGACGCGCCGACGGCGATCTCGATGCCGCTCGAGGAGAAGGTCGGCCAGCTCTTCGCCGTCCCGGCGAACGGCGTCTTCATGAGCGAGGACTCCGAGCAGTTCCGGACGCTGAAACACCACGTCGTCGACAACCGCGTCGGCGGCGTCATGCTCTCCCGTTCGAGCGTCTACGGGGCGGCCGTCCTGGTGCAGAAGCTGCAGGAACTGGCCCGGACTCCGCTCCTCGTCTCGGCCGACCTCGAGGCCGGCTCCGGCATGCGCTTCGAGGACGCAACGTACGGCCCGTGGGCGATGGCGATCGCCGCGACCGGCGACCCGTCTCTCGCCGAGCGACGCGGCAAGGCGACCGCCGAGGAGGCGCGCGCCATCGGCATCGGTCAGGTCTATGCGCCCGTCGCCGACGTCAACGTCAACCCGGACAACCCCGTCATCAACGTCCGGAGCTTCGGCGAGGATCCGGCCGACGTCGCGCGCTACGTCGCGGCGTCCGTCCGCGGCCTCCAGTCCGGGCAGGTCCTCGCGACGCTGAAGCACTTCCCCGGCCACGGGGACACGGCTCAGGACTCGCACCGTTCGCTCGCGACGGTGCCGGGTGACCGGGCGCGCCTCGAGTCCGTCGAGCTCGTGCCGTTCCGCGCGGGCATAAAGGCGGGCGCCGAGTCCGTCATGATCGCGCACGTCTCGGTCCCCGCGCTGGACGCCACACCCGTGAGGCTCCTCGCGAACGCGCCGCGGCCCGTCGACGCGATCGGAGACGTCGTCGCGGCCGAGTCCGGCGCGGTCCCCGCGGTGGTCTCGTCCCCCATCGTGACCGGAGTCCTCCGAAAGGAGCTCGGCTTCACGGGCCTCGTCGTGACGGACGCGATGCGGATGGGGGGCATCACGTACTACTACGAGCCGGGCGAAGCCGCGATCCTGGCCATCCTCGCCGGCTCGGACCAGATTCTCATGTCGCCCGACACCGACGCGGCGATCAAGGCCGTCCTCGCCGCGGTGAAGTCCGGCCGGATCACCGAGGCGCGGCTCGACGAAAGCGTCAAGCGCATCCTCGACGTCAAGAAGCGCCTGAACCTCTACGACAAGGGCGTCCCGTTCGTGGGGAAGATCGCGAAAGTCGTCGGGACGCGCCCGCACGAAGAGCTGGAGGCCGAGATCGCGCGCCGCTCGATGACGCTCGTGAGGGAGAAGTCCGGCGCGCTCCCCTTCCGCAGGGACGCAAAGCTCCTCTCGCTCGTCGTCGCGGACGAGCCCACGCTCAACGGGCCGGCCGGGGCGCTGGACAAGGAGATCAAGGCTCGGGTCCCCAGCGTCAAAAGCGTGCGCCTCGACACGCGCTCGACGCCCGAGGAGGCGAAGGCCGCCGCGGAGGCCGCGAAGGATGCCGACGCGGTCCTTCTCTCGCTTTTCGTGAGGGCGCGCTCCGGGCAGGGCCGGTTCGTGATCCCCGACGCGGCGAGGTCCGTGATTCCCGCGCTCCTCGCCTCCGGCAAACCCGTCGTCGCCGTGGCGTTCGGCAGCCCGTACCTCCTGCGCGACTTCCCCGACCTCCCGACGTACCTCTGCGCGTGGGGCTCGCAGGACGTCGCCCAGATCGCGGCGGCGAAGGCGCTGTTCGGCGAGGTGGCGATCGAAGGGCATCTTCCGATCACGATCCCCGGGCTCGCGAAGCGGGGAGACGGGATCGCGAAGGCCGCACGATGAGGCGCGCCTCGCTCGCGCTCCTCTTCCTCGCCCTTCCCGTCCTCGCCTCCGACGTCGACGACGCGCGGGCGGTGTTCGAACGGAACCTCGCGGCGATTCGCGCCCGCGACAAGGCCGCGTACCTCGCGTGCTACCTCGACGGAAAGGGCCTCGTGCGGACGACGCCGGAGGGGCCGGTGCTCGGGTACGAGGACTTCGCGAAGCAGGCGGGCGACAAGTGGCCGGACGTCCTCGAGTCCTCCGATCTGCAGCTCGTCGCCGTTTCCCCCGGCGTCGTCTACGGCACGTACCGCTACAGGGTGCGGTACGGCGCCGAGGAGCACTCCGGCCTTTCGGAGCGCCTCTTCCTGAAGACGCCGAAGGGCTGGCGCATCGCCGTGACCTCGGCGTGGGAGGCTCCGCCCGGCACGCCGCCTCCCCCGCGCGCCTACACGGGCGCGACGCTCGTCGACGGGACCGGCTCCCCCTCGGTGACGAACGCGGTCGTCCTCGTGCGCAACGGGCGTATCGACTGCGCGGGCACGGCCTCCGCGTGCCCCGTGCCCGAAGGCGTGGCCGTGACGGACGCGAAGGGCTCGTGGATCGTTCCGGGCCTCGTGGACGCGCACGTCCACTTCGCCCAGACGGGCTGGGCCGACGGGCGGCCGGACGCGTTCGACGTCCGCGCGAAGCACCCGTACGACGCCGTCCAGAAGGAGCTGCGCGAGCGGCCCGAGCGTTACTTCCGCTCGTACGTCTGCTCGGGCGTCACCTCGGTCTTCGACGTCGGTGGGTACGCGTGGTCCCTCGACCTCGCGACGCGGGCCGAGAACGACTCGCTCGCGCCGCGCGTGAAGGCCGCCGGCCCGCTTCTCTCGACGATCGACTTCTGGCTGAACCTCCCCGGCGAACGGCAGTTCCTTTTCCTCAAGGATGCCGAGAGCGCGAAGACCGGCGTCGCGTATCTCGCCGCGCGCGGCGCGTCCGCGGTGAAGGTCTGGTACGTGGTCACGCCCGACCGGCCGGTGGAGGCGTCCGAAGCCGCGGTCCTCGCGGCCGGCGCCGAGGCGAAGAAGGCCGGCCTGCCCCTCATCGTTCACGCGACCGGGCTCGCGGAGGCGAAGATCGCGCTCAAGGCCGGGGCGAAGCTCCTCGTCCACGGCGTCATGGACAAGCCCGTCGACGACGAGTTCCTCGCGCTCGCAAAACAGGCCGGGACGACGTACAACCCGACGCTCGTCGTCCTCGACGGCTACGTCACGGTGGCGAAGGCCGCGGCCGCCGGCGCTCCCACCCCGTTCGACGACCCGAACGGCTGCGCCGACCCCGCGTCGCGCGCGCGCCTCGCGGCCACGCCCGAGATCGACGCCGCGTCGATCGCCGGCAAGGTCCGTGACCGCGAGGCGCGGACGGCCGAGCGCAAGGCCGTCAGCCTCGCAAACCTCAGGCGCGTGCGGGATGCGGGCATCCCGATCGCGATGGGCACGGACGCGGGCAATCCCGGGACGCTCCACGGCCCGTCGGTCTACTCCGAGATGGAGGCGATGCAGTCGGCCGGGATGACTCCGATGGAGGTCCTCGTCGCGTCCACGAAGGGCGGCGCCCGGGCGATGGGACGGAACGACGTCGGGACGATCGAGAAGGGCAAGCGCGCGGACTTCCTTCTCGTCGGCGCCGACCCGCTCCTCGACGCCGCGAACCTCAGAAAGCTGAACGCGGTCGTCCGCGGCGGCGTCTACCGGACCCAGGCCGAGCTCAGGGCGATCGTCGCGAGCCAGCCCTGAGCAACCTCGGCACGAGCAGCAGCGTCGCGCCGTAGAAGGCAAATGCCGCGAAGAGCGTCGCGGGGCTGCCCGCGCGCAGGTCCTCGACGAGGAGCTTGAGCCCCGCGGTCGCGAGAATCGGGAGCGAAAGCAGCGCAAGCGTTTTCAGGCGGGGCCGCCGCGACGTCCACGCCGCCGCGAGGGCCGCGGCGCAGAGAAGCGCCGTGCGCACGAGCGCGAGGCCGGGCGCCGTCGACGTGAAGGGCGCGAGGGCGACGGCCAGCGCGAGGACGGCGCCCGACGCGATTGCGGCGCTCGCGAGCGCGGGCCCGGCCTTCAGCGCCGGAGCCGAGGGCGCGCCCGCCGCCGCGACGATGAAGGTCACGAGGGCCCCGATCGCCGCGAAGACGGCCGGGCCGCTCACGGCCGGGGTGGAGCCGGGAGCCGCGACGAACGCCGCGAGCTCCCCCTTCAACAGCCCCGAGAGGGCCGCGGCGCCCGTGACGAGGCCGGCGGACAGCCACGCGATCCAGCCGCGCCCATCCCGCGGCGCGCGGGCGGCAAGCACGATCCCGAGGAGTCCCCACAAAACAGCCACGGCGGGACCGCCGAAGAGAAGTCCCGCAGCGACCGTCAGGGCAGCGGCCGGCTGCAGGACGTCGGTCGGCGCGAGGCCGCGGGCTTTTGCGTCGTGCGCGGCGCCGAGAAGCGCAAGGGCGACGAGGGCCGCCGCGAGAAGCGCAATCCCGACGGGGGTCAGCGCGGTCCAGCGGTCCGGCGTCCCCTCGGCTCGCGTCGAGAGCCACGCCCCGAGCGCGAGGAACAGGACGGCCGCGACGCCCGGCGGCCACTCGAGGCCCTCGACGCCCGGCCCGCGCCGGAGCGCGAGAGACACGGCGTAGAGAGCGAGGAGGAACGACGACGAAGACGGCGATCCCGCCGGTCGCGACGAACAGCGCGGCCGCGGTCGCTGCGCCCGCGAGGACACCGGCCCAGACGAAGACGGGAAGGTCCGCCCGGCGTCCTGCGGCGACGAGCGCCCCCGTCACGGCGGCGAGGGCGACGGCCGCCGCCACCGGCGTGAAGGCGCCCATGCGCGTCGCGGCCTCGCCGACGAGCGGGTACGCGACGAGCGCGCCCGTCAGGCCGTGAACGACGGCGCTCGTTCGAGCGCCCCGGGCGCCGTCGCGCAGCGCAAGGCCGATCCATGCGAGCGCGTACGCGAGACCGAGCAGCGCCCCCAGAGAGACGGGCACGCGGCCCGCCTCGGTGAGGGTCCTGAGAAGAAACGCGCCTCCCAGAACGAGGAAGGTGCGGCCCGCGAGCGTGAGCGCGCTCGCGACCGGCGCGCCCTCGTCCGCGGCTTCAGCCGCGGCGTCGGCACGGAGAGCGGCGAGCGGAGAGGCCGGAGCGACGAGCGCCGGCAGCGAATCCGCCGGCGCCGCCGGCGGGACCGCGAGCGGCGCCGTTTTGCCCTCGAGGGCGGCGAGGCGCGCGCGAACGTCCCCGAGCGCGCCCTCGAGCAGGGCGACCCGGCTCTCCAGTTCCGCGCGCGAGCCGTCCATCAGCGCGTCCGGGTCAGGCGGCGGCCGCCTTCTCCCCCTCGTGCGGCCCCTCCCACGGCGGAAGGATCTTGACGAGCACCCAGAGGATCGCGAACGGGAGAAGGAGCAGGAGGATCGCCGGGAGCAGCCCCTCCTTCGTCGCGAAGTCCATCTTGTACGTCGTGTAGCCGAGGAAGCTCTTCGAGAAGAGCTGGCCGCCGATGACGACGTTCCAGCGCATCGCGAAGATGCCCATGAGGGTGAGGCAGCCCGCCAGCGTGTAGATCCCCTTGCGCGCGCCCTCGCTGAGCTTCACGAGCTGCGTGAAGGCGAGGAACCCGAGCGGGACGATCGTGCCGAAGACGATCTGGATGAGGATCTGCGACGTGTAGAGGCGCGTGTGCACCATGAAGTCGAGCGTCTGGAACGACTCGTCCGCCTCGTAGATCCGGTGGATGAGGTCCATGAGCTCGATCGAGAAGTCGATCAGGAACGCGTAGAAGAGGTAGCGCGCGATCGTGTCCACGCAGGGCATGTCGACCGGCACGCCCTTCAGGACGCACAGGGCCATGTACATGAGCATGATGAGCGCGATGCCCGAGACGATCGCCGAGAAGAGGAAGACGATCGGCATGGCGGGGCTCGACCACCAGGGGTTCGCCTTGATCGACCCGAAGATGAACCCGACGTATCCGTGGAGGAGGAACGCCGACGGAATTCCGATGATCGTGATGAACCGGCCGACCTTGTCGTCGATCCGGAGGGATTCCTCGCTGATGTTGTCGACGCCGAGGGTCAGGGCCTTGTAGAGCGTCTTCTTCCAGCCCGTCTCGCTCCGCGACATCAAGACGATGTCCTTGCGGTAGTCGAGCCAGATCTCGAGGACGAGGACGGCCATGAGGTACCAGAGATAGACGAATCCGAACATCGCCATCGCGGAGGACGTGTGCGGCGTGAGGTACATCTCGAACGAGCGTTCCGGGTGCCCGAGGTGGAGCTGGAGCGGCAGAGGCGCGACGATCATGAACGCGAGCGCCGACAGGAGGGCGAGCCGGTACGTCGGCTTGACGGCCGCGACGTTGAAGACGCGCTCGAGCGACGCGAGGATGAACGCGCCCGCGACGAGGCCCGTGATGAACGGGTAGAGGACGATCAGGATGCTCCACTGGAGCTCGATCTCGTTGGGGTACATGTACCCCTGGACGGCGTGGAGAAGGCCTTCTTCCATGTTCCTACCTCACCGACCCGTCGAGGGCGTTGTAGAAGACCTTGGAGCCCGTCGCCATGTGAGGCTTCAGGACGTGCACCTTGTGCGTTCGCAGAAACTCGTGGATCGGGTCCTTCGGGTCCTTCAGGTCGACGAGCTGGCGGGCGCCCGTCGGGCAGCTCTCGCAGCAGGCCGTCGTGAGGCCCTTCGTGATCCGGTGGTAGCAGAGGTTGCACTTGTCGACCGTCTCCGTGCGCGGGTCGATGAACCGGCAGCCGTACGGGCAGGCCTGAACGCAGTAACGGCAGCCGAGGCAGTAAGTCTTGTCCACGAGGACGGCGCCGTCCGGGCTCTCGAACGTCGCGCCGACCGGACAGACCTGCGTGCACGGGGAGTGCGCGCACTGGTTGCAGAGCTTCGGGACGAAGAAGCTCTTCGCCTTGTCGCCGGACGCGAACTTCTCGGGAAACCCGTTGTAGCCGCCGTTCGGCGAGTCCACCTCGGGATGCTCCGAGAGGCCCTCGACGTGGTAGCGCTCGACCCACGTGCGGAAGTAGAAGGGCTCGGGGGGCACGTTGTTCTCGGTCTTGCAGGCGCGCACGCAGCCGCCGCAGCCGATGCACTTGTCGATGTCGACGATCATTCCCCAGAAGTGGCTCGCCATCTTGTAGGCGGACTCCTCGGGCTCCGTCTTTCCCGCGGCGAGGGCGTCCCAGTAGGCGGCGGCGGGCGCGGTCAGCACGAGGACCTTGCCGGCCGTGGCGAGGAATTCGCGGCGGTCCTGGCTCATTTCTTCGGCTCCTTGTCGGGTGCGTGCTGGTCATGGCAGGTCGTGCAGAGCCCGCCGTCCATGTGGTTCTTCGGGTCGATCTGGGGGAACTTCGCCGGCTTGGCGACGTTCGTGAGGTGGCACGACAGGCAGAGCGTCTTCGCGTCCGGCTTCGCCGGTTTGAGGGCCGACGGGTCCGCCGCGTGCTTCGCGAGCGCGCCGTGGCAGGCTTCGCAGCCGATCCCCTTGTGCTTTCCGCCCTTCCAGCGGTCGCCCTCGTCCGTGTGGCACTCGACGCAAGCCGCGCGGCCCGCGTAGACGACCGGCTTGCTGCGCACGTCCGCGAGCGCGCCGCCGCGGTAGTGCCCGTACTGCCCGAACCCCTTCGGCACGAAGATCGCGCGGGCGACCACGAAGAGCACGATCCCCGCGAGAAAGAGCCCCGCGACGCGGACCAGGTGTTCCTTGTCCTTGAAGAGTCTGTTCATCGACGATCCACCTCGCGGATCTTGAGATAGAGGAGCACGCCGAACAGCGAGATCAGGACGGTCGCGAGGAGGAGGCCGTTCCGGCGGAACCGGTACTCCTTCCACACGTTCGCGGCGCCCTTCTTCAGCCCGTCGAGGGCCTGCGCGGTCGCGTCGGAATTGCGCGTGAAGTCGCTGCGGTCGAACGTGTGGATCCCGAGTCGCGTCTTGCGGAGCGCGTCGTTCACCGCGCTCGCCTGGAAGCGGAGCTCGTCCACGTCGAATCCGCGCTCGGCGAGGCGGTCGACGTCGTGGTTCAGCGCCTCGTGCGACGTCCGGAGCGTCGTGATCGACGCGTAAAAGTACTTCGCCGTCTCGTCGCACTTCGGCTCGCCGAACTTCGCGTGGCAGGCGTGGCAGAGGCCCTTCGGATCGTCCGAGAGCATCTCGTCCGTCGGCCGCGTGATGTCGTGCTTGCCGTGGCAGGTCTCGCACTCGGGCCAGCCGTGCTTTTCGAACGCCTTCTTGTGCGGGCTGCCGTCGAAGAGGCCGCCGTTCGCGGCGTGACACGTCCGGCACACCTGCGAGACGAACGACACCTGCGGCGGAAGAGCCGCGTGGTTGCCGTGGCAGCTGTTGCACGCCGGGGCGCCGGCGTCGTGCTTCACGAGAAGCGCGAGACCGTGGACGCTCTTCTTGTACTGCTCGAGCTGGTTCGTCGGAAGCGGCGTCACGCCGTCGTCCTTCGTGTACCCCTTCATGTACGCCGCATCGGCGTGGCACGTGCCGCAGGTCGCCGGGATGTTCTCGCGGTAGACGAGCGAGTTCGTGCTGTCGGGCGGGCGGATGCCGTGCACGCCGTGGCAGCTCACGCACTGCGCGGCTTTCGCATCCTTCTTCTCGAGGAGGAGCTGGCCGTGCTTCGACGTCCTGTACTTCAGGAGCTGGTCGACCGGCAGCGACGGGTTGTACGCCCGCATGAACTCGCTCGAGGAGTGGCAGCGCGCGCAGAACTCCGGGATCCACGAGCGGTCCTTGTGGCGGACCTCGGACGACGGCCAGCGCTTGCCGATGTCGGCCGACATCTCGAGGTCGGTGGGCTTGCCGCCGTGGCAGCCCGCGCACATGAGGCCGCCGCGCACGTGGACGTCCGCGACCACCTCGCGGATGTCGAGGTGGCGGAGCGGGTCGGTCTTCTCCCGCTTGCGGAAGAGGATCTCGTCCGGCAGGTCGGGGTTCGAGTGGCAGAGGAAGCAGTTGTCCCCGAGGACGAGCTCGACCTTGCGGTCGTCGATGTCCAGGGCGAGGAGCGCCGCGAGGTGCGTCCCGCCCGAGAGCGTCCCGGCCTTCGCGGCCGCGAAGAACAGCTGCTGCGCGTGCGTCGGGAGCGCCTTGAAGCGCGCGCGGGCCTTCTCGTCGAGAACCGGCACGCCCTTTTCGGCCGCGTCGTACATCTTCCGGAAATCCGCAGGCCAGGCCGCCTCGGCGACGTGGCCCGTCGG includes:
- the lysA gene encoding diaminopimelate decarboxylase — encoded protein: MTTHTLHEGLQALRDDRASHPAAVSAVSRLAAGFGTPLYVYDKAAITGQFRALKAAFAPRFPKLRLHYALKANGSVAIGRILRAEGAFPEVVSLGEILTALRAGWSGPDVLFTSSSKTPDEITKTIELGAVLNADSRDELEQASAAAVKAGRTVRLSFRLNPGVDPDTLHHINTGIPESKFGVHLDGGDALAAYARAKELPGVAITGIHCHIGSQIADTAGYEKTARKMLAFAKELKEKLGIVLEFVDLGGGIGVPYKDGETVMSPETLAAALEPIWKDGVAAAGYEPALWLEPGRSLVAPSGFLITRVNTVKTTPLKTFVNVDAGSNTLLRPALYGAYHRARIVSTAPGAPRLLDVAGDVCETGDILAEERTLPLPKAGDHVVFLDAGAYGFAMASVYNARPLPAEVLVDGDAATLIRRRGTYDGLFRDEVSG
- a CDS encoding glycoside hydrolase family 3 C-terminal domain-containing protein, which codes for MRRFTPTAAVLLASVLAGCGANPFPPQTMDFGQLQPDAPTAISMPLEEKVGQLFAVPANGVFMSEDSEQFRTLKHHVVDNRVGGVMLSRSSVYGAAVLVQKLQELARTPLLVSADLEAGSGMRFEDATYGPWAMAIAATGDPSLAERRGKATAEEARAIGIGQVYAPVADVNVNPDNPVINVRSFGEDPADVARYVAASVRGLQSGQVLATLKHFPGHGDTAQDSHRSLATVPGDRARLESVELVPFRAGIKAGAESVMIAHVSVPALDATPVRLLANAPRPVDAIGDVVAAESGAVPAVVSSPIVTGVLRKELGFTGLVVTDAMRMGGITYYYEPGEAAILAILAGSDQILMSPDTDAAIKAVLAAVKSGRITEARLDESVKRILDVKKRLNLYDKGVPFVGKIAKVVGTRPHEELEAEIARRSMTLVREKSGALPFRRDAKLLSLVVADEPTLNGPAGALDKEIKARVPSVKSVRLDTRSTPEEAKAAAEAAKDADAVLLSLFVRARSGQGRFVIPDAARSVIPALLASGKPVVAVAFGSPYLLRDFPDLPTYLCAWGSQDVAQIAAAKALFGEVAIEGHLPITIPGLAKRGDGIAKAAR
- a CDS encoding amidohydrolase family protein produces the protein MRRASLALLFLALPVLASDVDDARAVFERNLAAIRARDKAAYLACYLDGKGLVRTTPEGPVLGYEDFAKQAGDKWPDVLESSDLQLVAVSPGVVYGTYRYRVRYGAEEHSGLSERLFLKTPKGWRIAVTSAWEAPPGTPPPPRAYTGATLVDGTGSPSVTNAVVLVRNGRIDCAGTASACPVPEGVAVTDAKGSWIVPGLVDAHVHFAQTGWADGRPDAFDVRAKHPYDAVQKELRERPERYFRSYVCSGVTSVFDVGGYAWSLDLATRAENDSLAPRVKAAGPLLSTIDFWLNLPGERQFLFLKDAESAKTGVAYLAARGASAVKVWYVVTPDRPVEASEAAVLAAGAEAKKAGLPLIVHATGLAEAKIALKAGAKLLVHGVMDKPVDDEFLALAKQAGTTYNPTLVVLDGYVTVAKAAAAGAPTPFDDPNGCADPASRARLAATPEIDAASIAGKVRDREARTAERKAVSLANLRRVRDAGIPIAMGTDAGNPGTLHGPSVYSEMEAMQSAGMTPMEVLVASTKGGARAMGRNDVGTIEKGKRADFLLVGADPLLDAANLRKLNAVVRGGVYRTQAELRAIVASQP
- the nrfD gene encoding polysulfide reductase NrfD, which translates into the protein MEEGLLHAVQGYMYPNEIELQWSILIVLYPFITGLVAGAFILASLERVFNVAAVKPTYRLALLSALAFMIVAPLPLQLHLGHPERSFEMYLTPHTSSAMAMFGFVYLWYLMAVLVLEIWLDYRKDIVLMSRSETGWKKTLYKALTLGVDNISEESLRIDDKVGRFITIIGIPSAFLLHGYVGFIFGSIKANPWWSSPAMPIVFLFSAIVSGIALIMLMYMALCVLKGVPVDMPCVDTIARYLFYAFLIDFSIELMDLIHRIYEADESFQTLDFMVHTRLYTSQILIQIVFGTIVPLGFLAFTQLVKLSEGARKGIYTLAGCLTLMGIFAMRWNVVIGGQLFSKSFLGYTTYKMDFATKEGLLPAILLLLLPFAILWVLVKILPPWEGPHEGEKAAAA
- a CDS encoding 4Fe-4S dicluster domain-containing protein, which produces MSQDRREFLATAGKVLVLTAPAAAYWDALAAGKTEPEESAYKMASHFWGMIVDIDKCIGCGGCVRACKTENNVPPEPFYFRTWVERYHVEGLSEHPEVDSPNGGYNGFPEKFASGDKAKSFFVPKLCNQCAHSPCTQVCPVGATFESPDGAVLVDKTYCLGCRYCVQACPYGCRFIDPRTETVDKCNLCYHRITKGLTTACCESCPTGARQLVDLKDPKDPIHEFLRTHKVHVLKPHMATGSKVFYNALDGSVR